The following are encoded in a window of Salinibacter ruber DSM 13855 genomic DNA:
- a CDS encoding APC family permease, whose product MNDPSQARLASSLSTVDVVALTVGVVIGASVFETPALVAGNTGSGWAALLAWTLGGGVSIVGALCYAELTTAYPHAGGDYFYFQRAFGDWLAFLFAWARLVVIQTGSIALLAFVFGDYATELWPIGAQYSPSIYAALAVAGLTLLNALGVRQGKHVQRGLTVATIVGLLVLIGAGLFLVPESAGQAAATGASDGGASDGGGGSFGMAMVFVLLTYGGWNEAAYLSAEVRDLPRNMTRGLLGSLGLIAGLYLLVNWAYLQGLGLAGMAGSEVVAADLMRAASGAPGAKLISLLVVAAALSSTNATIFTGARTSFALGRDVRFFRFLGRWDADTETPANALLVQGAVALGLVGVGAWTRQGFEAMVDYTAPVFWLFFGLAGAALFVLRRIEPETDRPFRVPLYPAVPLLFCAACLYMLWSSVAYAGAGALLGVGVLLAGIPLLALRTARSQEASS is encoded by the coding sequence ATGAACGACCCCTCTCAGGCGCGACTGGCTTCTAGCCTCTCGACTGTGGACGTCGTGGCCCTGACCGTCGGGGTGGTCATTGGGGCCAGCGTCTTCGAGACCCCCGCTCTCGTGGCCGGAAATACCGGCAGCGGCTGGGCCGCCCTGCTTGCCTGGACGTTGGGCGGCGGCGTGTCGATTGTGGGGGCGCTCTGCTACGCTGAACTGACTACGGCGTACCCCCATGCTGGCGGGGACTATTTCTACTTCCAGCGCGCCTTCGGGGACTGGCTGGCGTTCCTGTTTGCGTGGGCCCGCCTCGTGGTGATCCAGACCGGCTCCATCGCCCTGCTGGCGTTCGTGTTTGGCGACTACGCCACGGAGCTGTGGCCGATCGGGGCGCAGTACTCGCCGTCCATTTACGCCGCCCTGGCCGTCGCCGGGCTCACCCTGCTCAACGCGCTTGGGGTGCGGCAGGGAAAACACGTGCAGCGGGGCCTTACCGTCGCCACGATCGTGGGCCTGCTCGTCCTCATCGGGGCGGGCCTCTTCCTCGTGCCCGAGTCGGCCGGGCAGGCTGCCGCCACGGGGGCCTCAGATGGCGGGGCCTCAGATGGCGGGGGCGGGAGCTTCGGCATGGCCATGGTCTTCGTGCTCCTCACATACGGCGGGTGGAACGAGGCAGCCTACCTCTCCGCCGAGGTGCGTGACCTCCCCCGCAACATGACGCGGGGGCTGCTCGGGAGCCTCGGCCTGATCGCCGGGCTCTACCTGCTGGTAAACTGGGCCTACCTGCAGGGGCTCGGCCTCGCCGGCATGGCGGGCTCGGAGGTCGTCGCGGCGGACCTGATGCGCGCGGCCTCTGGCGCTCCGGGGGCCAAGCTCATCAGCCTGCTGGTCGTGGCGGCGGCCCTCAGCTCCACAAATGCGACCATTTTCACCGGGGCCCGGACCAGCTTCGCACTCGGCCGGGACGTTCGCTTTTTTCGCTTCCTGGGCCGCTGGGACGCCGACACCGAGACCCCCGCCAACGCCCTCCTCGTCCAGGGGGCCGTCGCGCTCGGGCTGGTGGGCGTGGGCGCCTGGACTCGGCAGGGGTTCGAGGCAATGGTGGACTACACGGCGCCGGTGTTCTGGCTGTTTTTCGGGCTGGCCGGCGCGGCCCTCTTCGTTCTCCGCCGGATCGAGCCCGAGACGGATCGGCCCTTCCGGGTTCCACTGTACCCGGCCGTTCCGCTTCTCTTCTGCGCGGCCTGTCTGTATATGCTTTGGTCCAGCGTGGCCTACGCCGGCGCCGGCGCCCTGCTGGGCGTCGGGGTGCTGCTGGCCGGCATTCCCCTGCTGGCCCTGCGGACCGCCCGCTCCCAGGAGGCCTCCTCCTGA
- a CDS encoding TspO/MBR family protein gives MFNDWRRVLALSGKALGAILFCEAVGLLAAWVTQTSVTTWYPTLTKPSFTPPNWVFAPAWTTLYALMGVAAFLVWRCGPDRTRVRTALTAFGLQLAANAGWSFAFFGARSPALGLVVILGLWGLLAWTMDRFFRVRPVAGWLLVPYLAWVTYALALNAAIWGLN, from the coding sequence ATGTTTAACGACTGGCGCCGCGTACTTGCACTTTCGGGAAAGGCCCTCGGGGCAATTCTGTTCTGTGAGGCGGTGGGGCTTTTGGCCGCGTGGGTCACCCAGACCTCCGTTACGACCTGGTACCCGACCCTCACCAAGCCGAGCTTTACCCCGCCCAACTGGGTGTTTGCCCCGGCCTGGACGACGCTCTACGCCCTCATGGGCGTCGCCGCGTTTCTGGTGTGGCGTTGCGGCCCGGATCGGACCCGGGTCCGGACGGCCCTCACGGCATTTGGGCTCCAGCTTGCCGCCAACGCCGGATGGTCGTTCGCCTTCTTCGGGGCCCGGTCGCCCGCCCTCGGGCTCGTCGTGATTCTGGGGCTGTGGGGGCTGCTGGCCTGGACGATGGACCGGTTCTTCCGCGTCCGGCCGGTGGCGGGGTGGCTGCTCGTGCCGTACCTCGCGTGGGTGACGTACGCCCTTGCGCTCAACGCGGCCATCTGGGGCCTGAACTGA
- a CDS encoding SDR family oxidoreductase, which yields MSPSSSTVLVTGATGYVGGRLVPCLLREGYAVRCFVRSAERLQAQPWSDDVEVAVGDALKADTVPPAMEDVDAVYYLIHSLGAGEDAFEDKDRRAATNIRRAAEAAGVQRIVYLGGMRPKGERQSKHLQSRIETGKVLRDGAVPVTEFRAAQIVGSGSLSFELVRYLTERVPLMICPRWVHTPTQPIAIRNVLQYLVAALQQPDSAGEIVEIGGSDVFTYAEMFQIYAEVRGLNRWVVNVPFLTPRLSSHWIGFVTPVSNSIARPLIEGLDNEVVVEDPEKAHSLFPDVEPISFEAALRLALRRAETGTIPTVWNSAVSSVPDEAPSTRLELSEGLYREERAVDVDAPPALVFDTIEQLGGDTGWLYGDALWRLRGWIDQLVGGVGFRYGRRDPDTLRVGDTVDFWRVETREDNQLLRLRAEMRLPGRAWLQFKVSPHEDADARSRITQTLFFEPKGLTGTLYWSLARWVHGPLFAGQLRALANWAEERTADGDDSPQASTARSVPTSA from the coding sequence TCGACCGTACTTGTGACCGGCGCCACCGGATACGTGGGCGGCCGTCTCGTTCCCTGCCTGCTCCGTGAAGGATACGCGGTGCGGTGCTTCGTGCGAAGTGCCGAACGGCTTCAGGCCCAGCCCTGGAGCGACGACGTGGAGGTGGCGGTGGGCGACGCCCTGAAGGCCGACACCGTGCCCCCCGCCATGGAAGACGTGGACGCCGTGTACTATCTCATCCACTCGCTCGGGGCCGGTGAGGATGCGTTCGAAGACAAGGACCGACGCGCCGCCACCAACATCCGGCGTGCCGCCGAGGCGGCCGGCGTGCAACGGATCGTCTACCTCGGCGGCATGCGGCCGAAAGGGGAGCGACAGTCGAAGCACCTCCAGAGCCGCATCGAGACGGGCAAGGTGCTGCGGGACGGAGCGGTGCCCGTCACGGAGTTCCGGGCCGCCCAGATTGTCGGGTCGGGAAGCCTGTCGTTTGAGCTGGTGCGGTACCTGACCGAGCGGGTGCCCCTCATGATCTGCCCCCGGTGGGTGCACACCCCAACCCAGCCCATCGCCATCCGGAACGTGTTGCAGTATCTGGTGGCGGCGCTTCAGCAGCCGGACAGTGCGGGGGAGATCGTCGAGATTGGGGGCTCCGACGTGTTTACCTACGCCGAGATGTTCCAGATCTACGCCGAGGTGCGCGGCCTCAACCGGTGGGTCGTCAACGTGCCGTTCTTGACCCCTCGGCTTTCTTCGCACTGGATCGGGTTCGTCACCCCGGTTTCGAACAGCATTGCCCGTCCGCTCATCGAAGGCCTCGATAACGAGGTGGTCGTGGAGGACCCCGAAAAGGCGCACTCCCTCTTCCCGGACGTCGAGCCCATCTCGTTCGAGGCGGCGTTGCGGCTTGCCCTGCGGCGGGCGGAAACGGGGACCATCCCGACCGTCTGGAACAGCGCCGTCTCCTCGGTGCCCGACGAGGCGCCCTCGACCCGCCTGGAACTCAGCGAGGGCCTGTACCGCGAGGAGCGCGCCGTGGACGTGGACGCCCCGCCCGCCCTCGTCTTCGACACCATCGAACAACTGGGCGGCGACACCGGGTGGCTCTACGGGGACGCCCTCTGGCGCCTGCGTGGCTGGATCGATCAACTCGTCGGCGGGGTCGGCTTCCGCTACGGACGGCGAGACCCCGATACCCTCCGCGTCGGCGACACGGTCGACTTTTGGCGGGTCGAGACCCGCGAGGACAATCAGCTGCTCCGCCTGCGGGCCGAGATGCGGCTCCCGGGCCGTGCCTGGCTGCAGTTCAAGGTCTCCCCCCACGAGGACGCCGACGCCCGCAGCCGCATTACACAGACCCTTTTCTTCGAACCCAAGGGGCTAACCGGGACGCTGTACTGGTCCCTCGCCCGCTGGGTACACGGCCCCCTGTTTGCCGGCCAGCTTCGCGCCCTGGCCAACTGGGCCGAGGAGCGCACCGCTGACGGGGACGATTCGCCCCAGGCATCGACGGCACGGAGCGTGCCCACTTCTGCGTAG